A single bacterium DNA region contains:
- a CDS encoding PEGA domain-containing protein, with translation PTPTPAPTPAPTPAAPATLSVGHLDPWAEVRLDGRSLGQTPLVFPNIPPGPHTVELVNPETNRREKHYIVFEPGKIASITSW, from the coding sequence CCCCGACGCCGACCCCGGCGCCGACGCCCGCTCCGACGCCCGCGGCGCCGGCCACGCTCTCGGTGGGGCACCTCGATCCCTGGGCCGAGGTGCGCCTGGACGGGCGATCGCTCGGGCAGACGCCGCTGGTCTTTCCGAATATTCCGCCGGGTCCGCACACGGTTGAACTTGTGAACCCCGAAACGAATCGTCGCGAAAAGCACTACATTGTGTTTGAACCCGGCAAGATCGCTTCGATAACATCCT